A single genomic interval of Acidobacteriota bacterium harbors:
- a CDS encoding carboxypeptidase-like regulatory domain-containing protein produces MKKVFRVLALAGLVVLGTGALSGQIFPRPKKENQLRTLEGLIMGKGDAPLPGAVVYLKNVKTLAVKSLYSGDDGSYRFNALSPNSDYEVFAEYKGQKSSVKTLSSFDSRPAARINLHIDIEK; encoded by the coding sequence GTGAAGAAGGTGTTTCGTGTGCTCGCGCTGGCAGGCCTGGTCGTGCTCGGTACGGGCGCTCTCTCGGGGCAGATCTTCCCGCGTCCGAAGAAAGAGAACCAGCTGCGTACCCTCGAAGGCCTGATCATGGGGAAGGGCGATGCCCCGCTTCCCGGCGCCGTGGTCTATCTGAAGAACGTGAAGACGCTCGCGGTGAAGAGCCTCTACTCCGGGGACGACGGCAGTTACCGTTTCAACGCCCTCTCGCCCAACAGCGATTACGAAGTCTTCGCCGAGTACAAAGGACAGAAGAGCAGCGTCAAGACGCTCAGCTCCTTCGACTCGCGTCCCGCGGCCCGCATCAACCTCCACATCGACATCGAAAAGTAA